CACAGTCCTTTTTATGTGAATGAAGTTTTGTTATCCATGATAACGAGCTTTACacttaatattaataatattgttgtaaaacttttaaattttcatagAGATAATGATTCATAGCTATAGAGGCTTACACTTTAGTACCCAACTCCTCTTCTTTGGCCAATTGTCCTACCTCTAACTTTTTGCATTCTTCTTCTACATTTTTAATCTCCTTGTCAACATATTGAGCCATACAATGTCTACTCTCAACCTCCTTTGATGCATCATAAGAAGCATGTAGCCCAATGAGAACataataaatcaacaaaatccCTGACCATATCCCAAACCTTATATATGAATCTTTATCAATAGATCCAAGAAGAAATATATTAATAGCAATAGAAAAAGAAGGTAACCATGGAACTAAAGGTACCCCCCAAACTTTAGGTTTCTTTACTTCTGGAACAAGAAACCAAACACCTCCTGTTCCTAATAGCCACAAAGGAGCAGTAACTGCCCAACCAATCCAACCATCACTCATTGCTCTATAACCAGACATGCCACATGAAGATCCAATAATCAACACAACACACACAATTAGCTTAATTTGATTCTCTTTTGTAGTTATCCCGGTTGAATAATAACGACGGACTAAAATCCCAACTGCCACAAgcatgaaaataaaaagagttGAGATCGACAGTAAGTTTGATAGAATACGAAGATCTGTGAAAAATGCAACCATAGCTGTAGATATAACCATTGCAATTGTAGCATTCAAAGGTGTCCCGGTTTTTTCGTGAACAAGAGCAAACCAAGGAGGCATCATGTGAGTACGAGAAATGTGCGTTAAATAGCGTGAAGCACCGACAACATTAACCAACAAAACGGTCGTCATTCCTTTTAATGCTCCCAATGCAACAATGTATTTAGCCCATCCCCATCCGATTGAACTAAATGCAACTGAAAAAGGCGCGTTGATATCGACGGTTTTGTAGTTCTGCATAAGGCAAAGTGTTGATGCTagtaaacaatatataaaagtGATAATCACCATTGAGCCAACAAGTCCAATGGGAATGTCTCTTCCAGGGTTTTTAGTTTCCTCAGCCATAGTTGAAACTGCATCAAAACCTATGTAAGCAAAAAAAAGAACAGCTGAAGCTTTGAAAATGCCTCGAGTACCAAAAGGCGCAAATGATGAGTAGTTTTCCGGGTTGGCATTGATTAGGCCAACAACGATGATGAAGACAATGACAAATAAGTGGAGAATTGTGGCGATTTTGTTGAAGACGGAAGAAGCCTTTGTGCTGAAGATCGCAAGGATTGCAATGGCTATGAGGGCTATAACAGCAATAGGGTCAAGATGGCCATAATCAGGGTTCATTTTGTGGACTATTATGCGAAAATCGTCAGGATTTTTGTTGCAAAGGGTGGCGAAATAGGAGGTCCATGACCGAGCTACGGCGGCTGCTCCAATAACATATTCAAGGAGTATGTTTCCGGCGGCTATGAAGGCCACAAAGTCTCCTAGTTCTACTCTTAAGTATGCAAATGACCCACCTGATCAATAAACAACAATAACCATATTAGtgtcaaaatcaaatttaagtGACTAAATTGTATTTGATTCACGGGGAATTTGACATAATCACAGTGAGTCGGTGTAATTTTGTAAAAACTACACTTTATTGATCAACAAAATGACACTGTCACTGTAATTTCATCAACTCCACTATGATTCCAAACATGCACAAAATACGCCAAGTCATCTTTCATCTAGTTAATTGGATTTAAGGTAACAAGGTATGCttagataaaaaatatttataatgacATAGCttaaaaaaagtcaattttttttttgctaaataaatttataatcacagaatattataaaaaaaagaagttataaTCATACTAGATAATTTAAAGGAAGGTAGGAACAAAAGCAAACCTGCAACAGGAATTTCGACAGCAAATTCGGTGTAACAGAAAACCGACAGCAAAGCCGCGGTACCAGAGACAACATACGACAAAACAACGGCGGGACCTGCCTCCTCACGAGCTTCAAGTCCGGTAAGAACGAAAATTCCGGAACCTACAACAGCtccaattccaaaccaaataAGATCCCACCAACTTAACGTTTTCTTCATTTGATGGCTGCTTCGAGCTTTCATTTCAACAATCTCCATGTAATCTTTAGAACGTGTAAACATTCTATCTTTCAACCGAAATGGTGTTTTCATAAACGCTTTTCCATAATCACCCCAACTCTTAAATGAATCTTCGGGGAAAAACTCGTTTCTTCCTGATCTGTTTTCAAGATTCATGTCCTGTTtcatttcttttaattaatttatgtaaCACATGTAATGTTGTTGTaaaagtgtatatatatatatatatagtttaccAATTTGTTGAATTAAGTGGTTAAGTTAGTTAAGATTCAAGGGAACAACATGAATCAATGAATTGAAAACTAATCTTTGCTGAACTAGAGAAACAACGAATCAATATTTCAGTACTATGAAACAAGCCTATGCTAAAATTGCTAAactttgtttgttaaagaatataattttagttAGCAAAATATACTTTGTTAGTTAGAGAAACTAATCACAACTACATTGAGGTTGTTTTCCAGTTTATATAGGATTAAATCgtctcaaaataaatgacctagtTAACTGCATTTATGGTTGTCAAtgtacaactttaatcattaatattttaaattatatattattaaaaattataaaaattatatattttgaaaatactcatcgagacaaatcaaacaatgtCTCATATGATTATATTTGCAtgtatatattagtagaaaaatatggtcaaagtagaTATCATATGAATAGTACACTAAGTTAAAattagtcatttattttggaacggataaaatataattttagcaAATTGCACTATAATACCCTAAACTTCATAAAACGTTTTCACATAATCACATGCAGACACAATATAAACCCGTAACAATGATCAATTCTTCGGTGCACATGTTATATAAATATCTATCTGTAAATCACTGAGATGGATAACTCTGGTAGATTTATACatagtgtttattaattttagaCTTATTAAAATTATCCATTTCAGTGGTGTATCGTGCGTACGTTCACCATAATACATTGAAAATGTTAaagaaaatagtaaataataaattaaataaataaaaatccatGTCACTCACATGAAGAACGGGACAAACAGAAGGTGATGAAGAAGTTACATCctccattttttttccttctaaataCATGGTTGTACGTGCATCATAGTCTTTTGTAGGCAACATGTTAAATAGGAGTACTAATAACAAATGTGATTttcatgaaaaaacaaaataaaagaacaaagaTGATATATTCATTCGGTCCAATGGAATTGCTTTGCAAGTTGCTAAATGTtgaaatgatatatatatattttcaagcTTGCGAAAGTGTAGTGCTTGCTAATGCTGCAGCGCCGCTATAAGCTTTTGCGAATGTGTAAGTGTAATTGCTACATGTTGTCACACTTATAATAATTAAGTCAagtttatatagttttattattattttaagcaATCATGACTCTCCATCTAACTTAAAATCTCTTGGATCAATATAGTCtgacacaagtggtagataattgagttttttaattatttggttcgGGATTTGATTTCCGGCCGATTcatatggagaaacatttgttgggagaagTCAAATttcttaaatgaatctcagtcATCTCAAAGAGATTGGTCTCTACAATTGTAGACAGAGATacatttgatttgaaaaatataaataaataaaacctcTTAAAAAGAGGTTCAATCATACATATTTTTACATGCTACAACAGCTAACTAATCTTAATGCAATTCAATGCAATAGAAAAATGCAACTACTGCCAAAAGTTTCACATCGATTGCAAAATAGTCTGAATATATGTCTATTAAATAGAgacaatcttcaccttacaagtctATTTTGTATGGTTGAGTTATGtctaactctcaattctaaaatgaaataaGAGTCTTCTCTATGATCCGCTGAGCCATATGTTATCAGATTTAAGATCGGAACAATCATTACCTTACAAACGGTTTTGTAGAGTTGAGTTAGACTAACTATCTCAATTTTAAAATGTACTTTCttataataacaaaattttagaattgagagttgaatTTAATTCAACGATACAAAATCGACGTGAGGAGTGTCTTTTTACCTATAatcaatttagtttttaaatttgttttttcttgatAATTTAACACTTTATAGTTAGAAAATGACCGCTTGACCCATAACAAAATAACTCAGTTGCAAAATCCCTTCATtctgtgatttttattttttttagagtgaTATAATGAgaaaatcaatattaaaaattgcattgaatTTATATTCTCATACAAAATACCAACTCTGTCTCACGACCATACCTACGCACGGATCATCACTAACTAATTAGGAAGCACAGTCACCTttaggcgtgtcgcggtgtccgacacgtgtcggtgtccgataCTTGTATGACActcgtccgacacgtgtcggatagctcatatTGGCGTcggaaaaattcaatttttcctttagtttGACACTCCGTTGATCGGTGTTCGACACCTGTAAGACTCTCATATGACACGTGTcagacaagtgtcccaaaaataattattttttctttgcgtATACTCTCCTTATgcacatatcagacatatctacaagattaaagatgtgtagaaacaacaatattgatcaatgagggattgaagacattacatttagattacgatatttttagttttttcgatcaaagatggataaataaaggtaaaatactatcataccttattttaaatcttttttaaaaaaataacttgctcaaattaaatttacatgaatatattttgattctcaattatATGGTTTCATAACaatgtagcggtgtcggtgtcttatattttttacattagcagtGTCGCGGTGTCCCTGTCTgtgtcgtgtcgcggtgtccgtgtcggagtccATGCTTCATAGCTAACTAACCATGTATTTAGTCGGCAAGCCTAAAACTATAACAAATatacttatttaaaatatatagagTTACTGAATTTATAGCTCGACAGAGTAGATATCTGGTCTTACGTATCCCTAAACTATTAGGGAATCAGAGCCACGTAGTTCTCTAAGTGTTAGTACTATCAacaaactatattaaaaaaaaactatctcaTTTCATTATGTACACATAAACCACATTATCTCTCCGTTATAGTGAACAAATACTtataccacattatctcttcgttaTGGCGAACGTATACcacattattatatatacttaATGCTACAAATTCATATAAATATATCACCTCACTACTTAAAATTTCTGCGTCCCTCACTTATCCACACCACTAAATATCAAACTAAAACCAAGCGCTTTGAATAATTCTGTTAGTGACTGAGGAACCTTCCAATTAAACAACCTCTCACTCTCAACTTTCAAGTAGTGGAGAGTAGAAACAAACTCACATGTCGAAGAGATAACTTTTATTGTTTATCTACCACACAACACAAGTGAGACTCTAAATTTTCAACACACTCTATATTTGTTCCAATCTATCCATTAAATATTCAtggcaatttttttaaataaaacaaataattcacACTAGTATCTAACTATCATGCACATTGTGCTCCTTCAGATATGTATGTGACACGCAAAGAAGACCTTACcccctttttttcttcttctcaagaAGCTTATTAATCAAAGAAGCATATTAATCTATGaaaatttgtttctttattaaatttatttttaagaatagCTATTATAAGGAATACAAGAATAAAAACCTTTACTTAGATATTACCGTGTTCTTTTAAACaattatatcaattttttacttcttgctcaatatttttttcttacaatttttatttatttttctaattgtGTCATTTTCACATTCCCGTCGGACCGATCCGTTTAACCCGTTATTTTTTACGGCTTGAACTGAGGTTTTAGGCTTAATACTATAAGTTAACGGTTTTGCCTAACTCGCTTAAAAACGGGGAGGGAGTGTTGACCGCAGACATTTTAAAAACTCTTTTTCGTTCTTTTTCTAAGATATGAAATGAAAATGGAGAATAAGGTTAAATTTTAAGGGTGAGTCTAAtccgattttttttctttatttttttagacaCAAAAAAAGAAATGGTTAAATTACACTTCAATTGTGTTGCTTTCTTTTTcaatctaatttattttttataaaagtagagagttgatttattattatttttttttacaaaagtagggagttgattttaatttatcCCAAGTGGattccccttttttttttttgtcaagcaaGTGGATTCCTCTTCATTCCATTTTGGTAGAGAATCAAAATAATATCATAAGTAACAGTACAATAATTTCTTCATATGAACACATTTATAGTATAtaccaataaaaatatttaatagtcATTAATTTATTAGTTGGCTTGACTGATTCTCCTTGTCTTTTATATCGATCTCAACAAAatgacaattaatttttttatcacaagGGTCTAAAGTCTAAACccccaaaatatttttttcttggtaaaaaaattatctaattggacccaaaaaatttaaagaaaaacaaCATTAATCCAACTATTACTAACAGACAgctaacattgcttataaaaaaaaaaaacattaatccAAGTCCAACTATATTGCATATTCGTCATAGCATTTTGCACGTTGatttaatagaaaatattaGCTAGTGTCCTATGTAAgaccaattaaaaaaattaaatataataaaattattttaaaaattatatagttaatttttttaaaaaatataattttttcaatacaaaattttcttttttatttttttaactagtttctcaaaaatactatttaacatattccattttttttttttgttgacagtAACATATTCCATTTTAATTTATCAAGTGGATTCCTCTCCATTCCATTTTATGGAGAGATTCCAATTCCAATTTGAGAAGAGAATCCAAATAGTACTAGTCGtatatcaatatcaataaaaaCATTTAATAGTCATTAATATATTTACTTACTGTCAAAAAACAAATGTTACTAAAAAAATAGTCTCTTATTAGTTGGCATATTCTACTTGTCTTTTATATCAATCTCAATTAATGACAAATAATTAATtccataattaataatattcgTCAACCGTTTACAATGCATTAGAAAACCTTCAAACTCTGCAAATAAATATCTCCTACTCCTCTTGCTTATCTCTTAACCAAATTCTCAACAACCTTACGCAACAGGTGCGAATTTCTTGCTTAATTTTCTCCGTatacaatttttcttcttcttatttatCTCAaaaaatgcaatatatatacactatgagcatttttattttattttatgaacataCTGTTTTGATTCCGTTAGTGAAAACAGGAACATGGCGGTTGGAGAGACGGCGGCGGTAGATAGTGGAGTACGTCGAAGAGGATGTACGTTCCAAAAGAACGATTTCTTCCCGGAGGAATCGTTTAAGAGTTGGGGAAATTACGGAAAATCGATTATGGAAACACCTTTCCGATTTAAGGATCGTGTGTTGAAACGATCAAGTGATCATGCTGAGTTGGTTGAGATTAAGGCTAGGAGTGGGAATGAGATGAAGAAGACGCTGAATTGGTGGGATTTGATGTGGTTCGGTATCGGTGCTGTCGTCGGTTCGGGGATATTTGTTCTTACCGGACTTGAGGCTAGAGACCAAGCAGGTCCGGCCGTTGTGTTGTCGTTTGTCGTTTCCGGTATCTCTGCTTTGTTATCGGTGTTTTGTTACACAGAGTTTGCAGTTGAAATTCCAGTTGCAGGTACTATTATATCATTACTCTCACTACTCtcagattatttttttttctcacttaCTCCGTTCTTTTACTATAATATAAGTCAGATACATCTGATTTTTATTCAATcgagtatttatttatttatttaattatttttctacaACAGTAACATGAGAGAATCCTTAAACGTTAGAATATTCTGCATTAAAGAGACaattaatgaaaaaatattttctttaaggttattttaataaaaacacaaatttattaatgaaaaaatattttctttaaggttattttaataaaaaacacaattttaaaaagttaaaatgtccaaatttcaaaaaattaagtttatatttgattttttatcaatgcacatgttaacatttttaaCAAAACTATCACCAATTAAATTGGAACAACCATTCAAATTATGTCCataaagtctttttttttttttctttctttgactcAGCTCATAAATtctaattaaaatgataaaaaaatgtcaaaattattaggTAATACAATGTACATCAACCACTTAAGATGATGGTCTAAAATTATTTAGACAAATATCATGTGAGGATGTAATTAATCGTAGCATTGTATCTAAAATATATGTGTATAGAAAATTTACAACCACgctgaatattaattaaattggaaTATATCAAGATTATTTTCGTGTGTTGAAAAAAGATGTAGTGTTAATTTTAGCTCTATAAAAAAGCATCAAATAGTTTCTCAAAATTTGAAAACTAAGACATACTAGTCTCTTTCATGACCGAAAAGTCCTTAGCCGAATTTAGTTGTGAAAACATGGCCGAAATTGTCATGGTTGCCAAGTTTGACAAGAATATTCAGCTCCATAAAAATTGCTTTATAGTATGAAAATGCTTAATAGTCAAGAATTGTAAACTATCTTTGAGTGTATCTTTACTTTGGTGTTGACTTTAAGCAGTTGACCAAGCTTCTTCCATTAATTAATCATAGTACAACATGAACTAATAATAACCTCTTGTTCTACcatcaaaagaaaatctcacccctagattttttttatgaattatgTAACCAATTCTCAtcaaaatccaatcaaaagtcTTAGGACCGCCGTAATTCTAGAGAATTAGTATTATTAACCATTAATAACGCCCTTTCATTAGTTTATGCCAActcacaattttgatcattaatatttttaattgtctattggtaaaaattataaaaaacttgatatttttgaaatactcatcaaaacaaatcaaacaagatcttatctgctaatatttatatctatatattattaaaaaatatgatcaaagtaAGATAAGTGACTAGtgtcatttagtcaaaatagctcttatattttggtTCGGATGGAGTATATTCAATCAACCATGTATACTAATACTCCTATTGCCCACGTATTCGATGAAAaggaattatatataaataaaatatgatggattgaaatgttttttttttttttttttttgaaaacttggtatccggccttaggaccgactaatccagggggaccaatcccaccgcccacttgcgggggccccatttaaagccagagtttttttgctctgtatggacttggcccaccgaaattggcaccagtgggaatcgaacctgagaccttgagaggagcatactccaagggcccaagccaacaccactcgaccaaccccaagtgggttaatGGATTGAAATGTTAGTCAACTTTATGTGATTAAAAAAAGATGGATCATGAAAAGACAAACGCAAGAGGTTTTgatctttatatatattaaaaataaaaaaagaagcaacTTTACGAttcatcaaaaaagaaaagaaaaaatcaactTAGGACCGAGTAAACAAAGACAAATATAATTACACAAGAGACAGAAAAAGGATGAGAACAAACACAACGCAACGTTGGTCATTATCAAGAATAATAAAGAAGCTTAATAAAAAATCAGTAGCAATTTGATGGGTTGAGTGTTTTGCGAATTTTTGTGGTCGCAAAGAAAGAGACAGATTCACATGATAAAATGCTTTAAAGAATCAATCAAAGAAAATTATAGTACTATTTTTATTGTTAGAGAGTAAGCATCATTAGGTAGAAGAAGTAACATTAATACTATCTTTCATTCTTTAACCACGACTAATCTTTCagttttattatttagttatttgttaaataaatataaaaaaaatgatgtatttttcaTTATGTTACAATTAAAACGTATTTAGTATTtcatgagtttaactcagttgataggaacattatattttatataaatatcataattatttttcaaaaaaggaATAATATTGTAATCAAAGAAAGCTTTTTGAAAACTACCAGCCAAATGTGCTGACCCTAAGCCTAAGGTAGAAACAGACAATATTGTCAACTAACGACTCAACTAGCACATGGTGTCGGCTTTAACACATGATGATAATATTACTAATTTATGATAACGTCACAAAAATTGTACAGTAATAGATTCATACTAGGGTAAGCAACTATAAGTATCAAAATGAATTGAAATCTTGCTATAAAA
This portion of the Trifolium pratense cultivar HEN17-A07 linkage group LG3, ARS_RC_1.1, whole genome shotgun sequence genome encodes:
- the LOC123917056 gene encoding cationic amino acid transporter 1-like isoform X4, with product MKTPFRLKDRMFTRSKDYMEIVEMKARSSHQMKKTLSWWDLIWFGIGAVVGSGIFVLTGLEAREEAGPAVVLSYVVSGTAALLSVFCYTEFAVEIPVAGGSFAYLRVELGDFVAFIAAGNILLEYVIGAAAVARSWTSYFATLCNKNPDDFRIIVHKMNPDYGHLDPIAVIALIAIAILAIFSTKASSVFNKIATILHLFVIVFIIVVGLINANPENYSSFAPFGTRGIFKASAVLFFAYIGFDAVSTMAEETKNPGRDIPIGLVGSMVIITFIYCLLASTLCLMQNYKTVDINAPFSVAFSSIGWGWAKYIVALGALKGMTTVLLVNVVGASRYLTHISRTHMMPPWFALVHEKTGTPLNATIAMVISTAMVAFFTDLRILSNLLSISTLFIFMLVAVGILVRRYYSTGITTKENQIKLIVCVVLIIGSSCGMSGYRAMSDGWIGWAVTAPLWLLGTGGVWFLVPEVKKPKVWGVPLVPWLPSFSIAINIFLLGSIDKDSYIRFGIWSGILLIYYVLIGLHASYDASKEVESRHCMAQYVDKEIKNVEEECKKLEVGQLAKEEELGTKV
- the LOC123917056 gene encoding cationic amino acid transporter 1-like isoform X3 — translated: MKQDMNLENRSGRNEFFPEDSFKSWGDYGKAFMKTPFRLKDRMFTRSKDYMEIVEMKARSSHQMKKTLSWWDLIWFGIGAVVGSGIFVLTGLEAREEAGPAVVLSYVVSGTAALLSVFCYTEFAVEIPVAGGSFAYLRVELGDFVAFIAAGNILLEYVIGAAAVARSWTSYFATLCNKNPDDFRIIVHKMNPDYGHLDPIAVIALIAIAILAIFSTKASSVFNKIATILHLFVIVFIIVVGLINANPENYSSFAPFGTRGIFKASAVLFFAYIGFDAVSTMAEETKNPGRDIPIGLVGSMVIITFIYCLLASTLCLMQNYKTVDINAPFSVAFSSIGWGWAKYIVALGALKGMTTVLLVNVVGASRYLTHISRTHMMPPWFALVHEKTGTPLNATIAMVISTAMVAFFTDLRILSNLLSISTLFIFMLVAVGILVRRYYSTGITTKENQIKLIVCVVLIIGSSCGMSGYRAMSDGWIGWAVTAPLWLLGTGGVWFLVPEVKKPKVWGVPLVPWLPSFSIAINIFLLGSIDKDSYIRFGIWSGILLIYYVLIGLHASYDASKEVESRHCMAQYVDKEIKNVEEECKKLEVGQLAKEEELGTKV
- the LOC123917056 gene encoding cationic amino acid transporter 1-like isoform X1, whose protein sequence is MLPTKDYDARTTMYLEGKKMEDVTSSSPSVCPVLHDMNLENRSGRNEFFPEDSFKSWGDYGKAFMKTPFRLKDRMFTRSKDYMEIVEMKARSSHQMKKTLSWWDLIWFGIGAVVGSGIFVLTGLEAREEAGPAVVLSYVVSGTAALLSVFCYTEFAVEIPVAGGSFAYLRVELGDFVAFIAAGNILLEYVIGAAAVARSWTSYFATLCNKNPDDFRIIVHKMNPDYGHLDPIAVIALIAIAILAIFSTKASSVFNKIATILHLFVIVFIIVVGLINANPENYSSFAPFGTRGIFKASAVLFFAYIGFDAVSTMAEETKNPGRDIPIGLVGSMVIITFIYCLLASTLCLMQNYKTVDINAPFSVAFSSIGWGWAKYIVALGALKGMTTVLLVNVVGASRYLTHISRTHMMPPWFALVHEKTGTPLNATIAMVISTAMVAFFTDLRILSNLLSISTLFIFMLVAVGILVRRYYSTGITTKENQIKLIVCVVLIIGSSCGMSGYRAMSDGWIGWAVTAPLWLLGTGGVWFLVPEVKKPKVWGVPLVPWLPSFSIAINIFLLGSIDKDSYIRFGIWSGILLIYYVLIGLHASYDASKEVESRHCMAQYVDKEIKNVEEECKKLEVGQLAKEEELGTKV